Below is a window of Gossypium hirsutum isolate 1008001.06 chromosome A12, Gossypium_hirsutum_v2.1, whole genome shotgun sequence DNA.
TTCCATCCTTAGAATACTCaggtgttccattgtaacactaaaaatattacaattgacatgtcacacttgaaGTAAAGCCACAAATATTTAAATACAAATAGTGTTGATTCATAATCTCGATGCACGCATGCCGGAGTACGGTTATTATGTTAGTAAATTTTtagtgatatataattttaaagtgaggtaaattttatataagACTCGTATAATTGaatattactttaattaaaataaattaatacaatttcactctacatttttttttcgtttgactcaaatttattttcattctaTTAGATtcgataaaatttcaaattaaatttgtttgaaaaaataaCACTCATCAATTTGATtacttcaaaaattttaatttaaattgactTGACTAATGTaaaattaggaaaaataaaataaaataattaacaaatatgAGGTGCAGTGATAAAATACTTTGTACTTTAAAGAAAAGAATTCAAGTTTGAACTTTCAAGATAATTTATTAAAAGAGATAAACACAAACTTTAAAAGAATTAGTGTTGATGTATCTTAATGAAGAAAAATATCTTGGTTTAACAAAAAGAGGTGTTggtaaattttaacaaaaataattagaatttttaaagaaaaaaataaaaaaacaaatttatctcatattaaaaaaaaaacaattggcAGATGCAAATCTAGGAGCTTTATGAATTATGCAAATTTAGGCAAGGGAGAGGAGTTAGGTAAATGAGGGAGTACCCAATCTAAACCCTAGTGTCTAGTCAAACAAATCTGTGCCAACCCAAATCCTAATTGATTTTCATTTTCGtctttaattttctcaaaaaaaaaaagaaaaaagaaaatgaagattgATGCTGGGGATAAGAATCTGGGATTTTTGTAGAACCTAGTGGCCACCCATTCAAAGTAAGCTGAGGCCCTCCTTAATGATGTTTTTCCCTTGCATTGCAAGATAAAGACTGACCACAGTAATAACAAAACAGTATAAGTAGAAGAAAGATTTTCAATGTTAAATCAGTACGAGATCtttattaaagagaaatttaaagCACAAACTAGATTTAAAGAAACATTAAGGCACATTATATATACATCCTTGTGGTCTGATCAGATCATCAGTTCCATTTACTTTTCCTATGCAAAATTGGTTCTTTCACATGGTCGCATTTCACTTTGTGGGGACTTGTAGTAATCTCTTTATCTATTTCATGAATTTCTAATTGCCAGTCTCAGTCTTAAAGATTTCCTTTGGAAGATTCAGAGACTGACCCTTTCATAATAAGACTGCATTTGATTGTCTTTACAGAAAGAGATAAGCTTCTCTACTCCACTTTATTAAAGAGGAGACATATGCATTCATGATatcttctttgtttttattttcttttccttttctgcatattttattattataatccAAAGTTGAGGAGTAGGTGCAGATTTAAATAATGGTAGATTTCACAGATATTCAATACACATGATTCAGAGCTCAAATTTGTCCTTTCTTTCACCGTGTTTTTTTCTGCTATAATGTCGATTATTGATTGACCAAACTTGAGAAGATCCAAGTCGTCGGCTATTTTGAACTCACATGCAAGACAAGCAAAACCACTGGAAATACGTACGTTTTAGGGACAGTAAGTACTTATGCTCTGTCTCAAACCGAAACTTTAAACTGTCACAATCGGCTCCATTTGCAATAATTTGGAATTATCTTTCATAAGTTCACTTTCAGATCCACAACctgttaattttacaaataaaaacaATTCTTGATTATGCGAATCTTGGCATAAAATGATCTGATTCGTTACTGAACCAGAAGTAGCATATTATTCACTTCACTATCATACAAGGCGGTCTCATTAGCACACACTTGGGTTCATTATATGATATAGTTACATGTAATTCAAGCAGCCCCTAGATCCTTTTAGACAAAATCCTGACAGGTATAGCCCTTACTTTGGGAAAACAGAGCAGTTCTTTTTACAAAAACCAGAGAGTTTTTAAGGTTGAAACTTGAAACTAAGGCTTTTCAGTAGGTATAGCAGCTCGGTGTCTTGCAGCAAAGCGATTCACTAATGCAAGAGCATTGCTAGTAACTTGAGCGACATGGACAACCCTGCGCCTCACTGCAACTTTGATGTTTCCATCCATGACTCTGCCTGCGAAGCCATCAAGGCAAGTATTCTCATCGGTAAGTGCAGCGCTGACCCATGTCTGCACGTTGCTCATGTGCAACATGAAACCCTCACCTCCAGCTCGTCCCATATGGCTGAGCTCCTTCACTGATTGGCTAAGTCGGTCCACTGTATCACCCATGTTCTCTATACAGTCTTTCACTGCTTGACGCTCTCTAGGCTTGATGCCCCTCACATGAGTCATCTTGGCAACGTAAGCTGCTGCTGATTGAGCCCTGGATAGGCTGACTGATAAGGCAGTTTGAGCCAGGTGTTGCTCATTTTTTCGAATCGCGTTGGCATAACCAGACAGGCATTCAACGCATAACGCAGGATACCTTGTGGCTTTGCAGGATGCAACGATGTACTCTCTTGGGGTTAAAGTTGTCGTAGAAGCAGATGCAGCTATACAAGCCATGTAAAACACGAAGGAGAAAACTAGTACGAAAAAGCCTAATCTTGCCATGTCTTTGAACAAGAAGCGATAAAACTGAGAATTGATGTTGATGAAATGAATATAGATTGTAGAGATGTTTAATTACTTATAGAGAAATCAAAAGGTGGGTTTCCCATATCGTcttttttggattaaattaaatgtttattgcGTTCCTTCTTTCGACTTCCTCCTTTAACTGCTTTATTGATATTGTCTTTTTTTGCGGTGATTGTTTATTGTTTTACCTTCTGTTAGGCGACAAGGCATTCTTGGCCTAATCTTCCTTTCTTTTGCTTTTAAAAGCCGActataattaaaatgaatatgttGGTGACAAAACACAATAATAGCTCAAGATTTGACTTTTGACAATCAATCATCATTTATGAAAGTTTAAATGCGTTGAAACACATATAATTTTTCATCGAGCAAATATCATGAACTAATGTCACCTACAACATTCCTAGAAACCCTGAATTAGACCACAATGAAGCATGGAGTTTAATACGCCGCAACACGAGCTTGCAGTCAGTGCAGAAGCTGATTACTAGTCGCTCATAGTCTTGCTTTCCTCCCGCTTTTCGATGTTTTTAACTAGATAAGCTTTCAAGTTCACCCCAAAGCTACCCTCGATGAACGTGCATATAAATTGCTAATCACGCCAACTAGCCAATATATAATTGGGTTTTATTGCGATCACTGTGCAGTCACTATTATCTGAAGATATTTATCAGCATTATTATTTGCAAATCCCATAACTCTATTATTAATTCCTCACCAATTTATTTTTTGTCGAGGGATTAGATAAACTTAAGAGaaattaatagaaattttaattggtgtatcaatgtcattttttaaatattttattcgtTCTCACTTATATATTATAGTGTACAAAATAGTTATGAACAAATAAATTTTAAGGATACAATGAAATTTAATAACTGTCTACGTTTTGTATTGACGAAAGGTCCATTGAGCCAAGTATAACAAGGATATCAATTTCTGTAAAAAAAATTTGtactaaatttttataaaacaatctaggaatataaaagatggtgggataatagaaaaaaaaaactttgcttctattttttttatctatcatATAAATTAATGTCTCTTCATAAAGACATAATTACCCAAATAAATAGATATCTctagtaataaatataattatttaacagATACctacttgaataattatgactatttgttaataattaagcgccataacttttaaatttaagaTATATAATTCATTACTATAAGTAGTGaaagaatttaattatttatagctTTTTATTTGTAACTATTggaatgttatatatattttgaaatttttttattatttatttgacgTGAGTTCCATCTACAAGTAATTGTAGAAACATTTATGTATTTCTGAAAGGGaagaaattaaattagaattatcTTAAAAAGTATAGTTTTTAGACACCAATAAAATAGTGTATGTAACttaattttaaagataacaattattattattattatatattcatTTGTATCtaatatcttttcaaattttaattaaattacttaaaataattaatttttaaattataaacaaaaatcTATTCTTCTTTTACAAgttttaatcattttgtttttttccattaattaatttttttattttttgtgcaaccaatttaaaaaaatagtaattttttcaattttcctatatcattaacacataattttggtaattattttaccTTGAATCCCGAGCCTCAAACCTTAAACTTgaatcttaaaccttaaaccttgaACCCTGAACCTTGAGGTTCAAGATTTGAGATCTAAAGTTCAAGGTTCGGGTTTAGAGTTTGGGTTTAATGGTTTGGAGTTACTGTTTACGAGTTTAGGATTTAGGATTTAAGAGTTTGGGATTATGAGTTTAGTGTTTGAGAATTTAGGTTTTGAGGTCATGGTTTGAGATTTTATATTcaaagtttaggattttgagttTGAGGTTCAagacaaaatttatcaaaattatatgttaatagaaaatatcattaaataattgaaaatggaCCATAAATATTATGATGAGGAGAATctgtaaaataatttctctataaatgagtgtataataataatttgataatataacaaaattttattaataccTAAAACCGTTAACTTTTAGAATCATCTTATTATAAATTACTccctttctaaaataataaatagttagAATATCGCTTTTAAATAATGAGTCAGACTGTGCTATCATCTTAATTAACGAATTCAGCAACAACGACAAAGTGGTTTGTAAAAACTAAAACCAAAGTCACCAAGAACCAATCGAAGCAGGCACTATAATTTTCACAAACATTTAGAAATGTGCAGAGTCAAATACTTTAGATGGTCAAATATTCAAGAGTAGCAGTGGCTAGTCATGAGTTTAACTCTGACACGCTTGATGAGCATAGAAGTATTCCTCATTCCCCGGTTTCAGAGAACAAATTCATAGCAGATAAGGCTGTTGAAAACAGAGTGTAAAGGAAGTTCCAAAAGTAATGGCTAAATTGTTGATGGTGGTGATTTACGTGATGTTGGGGACGATGACAACCGTTACGGATGGGCAAGCAACTTGTGCGCAGAAGCTGGTGCCTTGTCCTCCTTACCTTAACAACTCCACGGCCAAACCTCAGAACTCCTGCTGTAACCCTATCAGAGAAGTCGTCGCTAATGAGCTTCCCTGCCTTTGCAACCTCTACAAAGACCCAACTTTGCTCACTTCTTTCAATGTCACAGTCGCTGAAGCTCTCAGGATCTCGCGTGAATGTGGCATCACTACTGATCTCAGCGCCTGCAGCGGTTTGTGTCTTACAGCCTATGAATGGATTGGTTTTTAATTGTATTATATGATAGAATTGTTTATGATATTTACTCACTAAACTGAATGACTGATGATTATTTATGCATGTCTAGGACTCTAGAATTTTGTTTTCCAGCTACAGTTACTTCTCCTTCGTCTGCTCCAGCCCCTCCAGGtaacaaattatatatttaattttctggAATGAACTTTCTTATTCTCTTTCTCGggaaacaaaaggaaaagaaaaaaagcatTGCAGTTAACTCCTTTATAGAAACAAGTGAGTCTTCGATGAGTTTACCCAGGAGAAGCTGCTAGTGGTAGATAGCCATCTGTGTCTGAGTTTTTGTCGCTTAACCAGAACTTGGAGATAACATGTGAACCCCATTTAGAAAAAAACCTTTTCGGGTTAGAAAGCAGAAAACATATGAACACGAAGACTCTTCTTTCCAATACTTTCCGCTTCTGCCGATTCTAGGACTTGACACACCTTTTTTTAGTTCCTTACAAAGGGCCTATGCACTACAACATGGTGCCTTGCCTAAGAATAGTGCAACTTGATGttgcaaaaagaacaaaaaaacctTGGTTGAATAAGCTAAATTTAATTATCTGGAACTGAATAAGAAAGACAATCTGTTTGTTTGTAACTAGCTACCATGAGTTTGCAACTGTTTAAGCGTTCATGTTTGCGCctaaaattttcaggaaaaacgTGCTCACAGGATACTATTGACTGCAATTACcaccatattattattattattttttgtgaatTATAAGAAGAGGGAAAAGTCCTAACAGTAACACGACTGAGCAACTCAAACACAAACTACATTTAAAACGGCAAACATCTTGATCACCAAGTTAACACACGAAGTTACAGTATTCTTATTTTTAGTCTCTATAAAGTTATATTTTGAAGAGATATTAATATGAACCGTAACGAGAATCAACATTTATTAGAGtaaataataattcttaaaaataaCTGCTGAAAAGTGATTTGTGATGTAAGTTTAGTTAGATataatgttgttttttttttactttgtaatagtttgattttattttatatttttaatattatttatatttatgacTTTGCTTATGATTCTACTGTAATTGTACTGGTGATTATCAGTGGTGCAgccaaaaaaaagttaaaattgtaaggtcaaatttaaaaaaaatcaaaacattaaaatgttatataaatttatatataatattaatatttagataaattaacgtataatataattaaatataagactattataaaattattaaaataaaaataactaaaaaaaatatcaaacatatttcAATATTGTTAAATTAGTTgaattatttttgttgttgtcaATATTGTTAAAAGTACGAAATAATTAActttcaaaaatcaaatttattataaccaaataatataattatatataatacttaatttttacaaacaattttataacataaattaaatatttataaaattctacATTGGAAGTCAATATCTaagcttgaacttttttttaattatttatcaaataacaACTTAGTAAATAGAATTACTATGgcaaattatacaaaatatgagataaatagaGACACAATACAAAAATGAATTCAGCATTTGCAAAGTTGATGAAACCAACATACAATTAGTAGCTTTctttcaccaaaataaaaatcatttaaatgatttttttttggtgttaTGAAAATGCAATATGTCAAACACAGTATAAACACAAACAAAAGATTTACACTAGCAACaacaatttctaaataaaaaatgttaaatttttaatcaatattCAAGAAATTCAATATTATAGACACAACCAATCCTAATTGTTTAAAGATTTGTATAATCAACCTCTAAAAATTATTACTCTATCAAAATGTTAGAAATCTCatacaaaatcaatattttaaaatcattcaaaatattgcataaaaatcttaatttattacaagaaAAACCACAACCATAATTTTCTATtgataatcaataaaatttgaaAGGAAAGATTAGTTGTTACCAAATTAGGAAGAGTCACTTGAAGATATTCAAAGATAGATCACATATCTTGTAAGAATTTTAGAGAGATTATGAGAGAAAACAagagaaatttgaaagaaaaatgatAAACATTAGAAGAAAAATTTTAGGGAGTTTTTGGGTGGGGCAGATTAatttattttcacataaaataatctatattattttcaaaatttttatggaattaatttacaaattttataaattaaaacctTTTATAGAGTAAGAATTCTAcactaataaaaatatataatttggagGTCATTTTATTGAAGACTTAAATGGTTTATCATGAGATGTGCAATATTTCCATAGGTGAGAATCGAACTCTGACCTCATAGTTAATGGATGAAGTGAACAATCATTATACCACAGCTCATGATTATATGACAAGCAAAACTCACATGTTCCAACAGGTTAATgagctttttttttgttatttttttatataataacatatcatgtttatataaaatttcatatttcttataatataaatatataaaaaaaagtactttattttttgttaaacttGTTCATATATTGGGTTACTTGCTTAAATATGAAATTCTATTTAATATTTGAaagcgtttggacaaaaatatttgatttaaaaaaatagacatcaataaaaaaaaactaaactcatTTAATATATATGTCAAGTTTAAGCTCAAATATTCAAAGCTTAAGTCCAACTTAGTCTAGCTCGTTTTAGAGGTGATTATGGGTCGGGCAGGGTTCAGACAAAAATTAAACCCGTTTTCTAGGCCCGAGATCGGCCTGGCCTGAAacatgggcctaaaaatttgtccaagctcgGCCCAAAATAAAATTGCTAAGCTCGAGCCCGACTTGacctatattaattttttagcttatttcattaaataaaaaatttaaaaatataataaatcaaatacatttaaaaacgtaaaaacaaatattaaaacaagaaacaaataaaaaaggagactaaaataattcttaaaacaatacaaaatttgaaaatataataaaaagtggttatattaaaattgaaaataaaaaaataaatatgattaaaaataaaaaaaattatttagtattgtcaaaaccatttttttgaaaaagggtcaacttttattttgaaaatgaaaataaaaaacaggagtcgccaccaatcctttttatgaggtgtgatcgggtcaccttataattaatcgttctaaTAAAACATtgtgatttattaaaacaataattttggtctacgaaattcaagaaaacggttcgggagtcggttacgtacgaggaaggattagcaccttcgtaattcccaaaattagtacctaattgattaattaatgtcttaacgtcGAAAGTTAAAAACCCGAAAAAAAGTACGATCCTCTCCTTTTTATTAATGTCGATTAAAAACTTCGAGCGAAGTAAAACGAGTATTGAAGGCCCTTTCGTCTCGCAATACCAAAATgtcatatcccgtaagttaggacacggcaTTTGAGTCCTTCGAAAGTAAGCTAgccttttaaattgttttattttaaaaattgtattttgatttattaaaaggTATTCGGTTGTTTAGATCCAACGAGAAAAAATCGAGACCCTCTGAGTTAGGGCATgactttctcgaatttctaaatacaaaatcttgcctttatttttaaaagttttcttttctttcttgaaTCTTGGTGAAGATTAATGTAAcaccaataaaatgtaaaaataaatcacGTTGCAAATATagataatagaataataataacaacaatataaaTAACAACGATAAAAAAGAAATGATAATAAaggtatataaaaaataatgaaataacaataataggccaaaaaggaagaaaataaaacaagccgattgtaaacaaaataataataataaaaataagtaaaaaaaacaaataagaactaataaaagtttaattaaaaattgaaattaagcaTACCAACACAAATAAAGCGATATTTAAcaaaatagttaaataataataataataataataataataataatgacgatgatattaataataatataataaaaaaagtttaaaaaaactatataataggatataaataaatagaatgataataacaagagtaaaaaaatatgtatataaaaaaataatgaaaataatattaatatataaatagaaatagaaatataataatagtagaaatataaatagataaataaaaattagatgaataatagtattagaataacaaaataaataaatagaatagcaataatatattagttaataatatattagttaatttaataataaaatagcaaaaacaaataaagggactaatttgaattttaaaatagaggCTAAAGGGGCAAATTAGAGATAAAATAAAAGGGAAGGGTTAAATTGTAACGCGCGCATACAAAGAAGGATCAAATGGGCAAATAATCCCTTCCCATATGCACACCGTTTAAAAAGGAccagaataaaaattttaaaattaaacggGGTgaatttaaaaaagataaaagaaaaggaaataggaccaaattggaCAGGTGACGGAAGGGGCCAACGTGCAAATAGCCCATTCACCAcggaaacacgcggatcctgcgGACAACTGGTCAGGTCGCGCGGGTCTCTTTCATACGGCTTCGTTTTGGACACTCAGGGAAGGGactgaaacggcgtcgtttcacttaggtatttaaacccaaaattttcCTTAACTCCCATTTCAACCCCTCATAGcagaaaaaaaaagcttttaaAAGAAGCTCTCTCCCCTATTTAGCTCCTGCCAAAGAGCCACCGTGTTCCGCCGATGGCCACCGGTCGCCGGCGATGGTCTCCGCCGTGCCCGGTGGCCGAAAAAGCTAAAAGACCCCcctttttttaaagttttcttttccaaatatgagcccgaTTTAGCCATTGTtttaacacacacaaaaaaaataaagtaaaattgggAAAAGGGGTTCTATTTTCCCTTCTCTAGACCCTTGTTTGAAACCCAACGGGTTTCGAGATGTCTAAACGTCGACAATGGCCTTCGACGGTGGAGAGAAAACAGAACGAAAGGTATATTTTCtactattttcttatttatttcgaATATATTAAGGAGTACAAAGAGAAAGCACCTTTTTTCAGCTTAGAATATGATTTTTGGTTgctattgctttttcttttctttctatttctctGTATTCgtagaaaaaaaattacatcgTAGTTGttcatggcttttatagctgaaaaagaaaaataaaaatacaatattgtTGCtctattatttttgttcttttttttttgttgttgctgTCCATTTCTACAGGTATGGAGAAGTCCAGTTGGCGTGTGGTGGTGCGTACGGAGGCCAACGTGGAGCGCAGCGGCCATCGCTGACCTAGGGTTTCCACGGTTTGCTGAAAAACTAGGTTAGTTTTGGCCTATAGTAttgggcttagggttttttttgggggggtttgTAATTGGGCTTTGTTATATTGTAAATGACTGTATAAAATTTGGacttttattattttggtttatttgttgttggttttttttttgtttatgatGGGCCGGACAAATTGGGCTTGTTACAAGTATATAATTCGGGCCAGGCCaggccgggccaaaaaagttttaccaGGGCCCAGCCCGTTTTCTAAGCAGGCttctttttttgcccaaacccatatttcgggcctatatttttacccaaaccttttaattttttgggcgggccttcgggcGGGACCGGGTCATCCAACCCATGATCATGTCTAGCTCGTTTTCAagcttataatatatatttattttatttgttatattatatatcatataaaaataaaataaaatatgtaaatattaaaaattgaaaattaaaaattgaaaattatgttACTAGAAATTTAATAAGCGAAAAGATGTATAATGGCAGTAAAAGGAGAgttacatttaaaaaataataatattaaatatgctAAATGAGTTTGAAATTTTGGATTAATGTTTTACAAATATGTATAAGTTTTAAGTAAAACTTGGAAATTCGAAATTTAAACCAGACCTAACTTACATAAGCGAGTGGAACCAAGTGGGCAGCAGCACCCCTAATCCCATCAGTTCTCACATCTTTAATCAGGCCTAAAGGATATTGACCCATCATCCATACCACCAATTACCACAAACACCACCCTCTTTGTGTTGAAAATAATGGTGATTGCATGCTATTCCTCCAATCATACTCAATAGGTCAGCTATCTAAGCTCACCAACCAGTTAATATAACCTACCACTCCCTCTGGTTTTAAACCAAATAATTCTTCCCTAGGAGAGAGAAGGT
It encodes the following:
- the LOC107940837 gene encoding non-specific lipid transfer protein GPI-anchored 7; protein product: MAKLLMVVIYVMLGTMTTVTDGQATCAQKLVPCPPYLNNSTAKPQNSCCNPIREVVANELPCLCNLYKDPTLLTSFNVTVAEALRISRECGITTDLSACSGMEKSSWRVVVRTEANVERSGHR
- the LOC107940838 gene encoding 21 kDa protein, which gives rise to MARLGFFVLVFSFVFYMACIAASASTTTLTPREYIVASCKATRYPALCVECLSGYANAIRKNEQHLAQTALSVSLSRAQSAAAYVAKMTHVRGIKPRERQAVKDCIENMGDTVDRLSQSVKELSHMGRAGGEGFMLHMSNVQTWVSAALTDENTCLDGFAGRVMDGNIKVAVRRRVVHVAQVTSNALALVNRFAARHRAAIPTEKP